One region of Ahniella affigens genomic DNA includes:
- a CDS encoding transposase, protein MALPRDRTVPPNTNGYYHCISRCVRRAWLCGYDKVKDIDYGYRRKWVEERILLLAEAFAVSIYAYAVMSNHLHVVLKVDATAAKEWSDEEVARRWCVVFPSSEDEDATKRRIAHIAASPEMVAKYRSRLSNLSWYMRCLNEPIARRANLEDDCTGRFWEGRFKAVALLDERAFLAAMVYADLNPIRAQMTTSPKKSDHTGIQKRIRKLTGNQLLAKKSLEPIAGVKQEGLHLRNTDYVALVDFTGRQWHHGKRGQIPRATRSVLLDMKIDPEQWQEQVKSFGTRQITAMGTLAALIEMAVNTGRAWIAGMGLARILERPAGVF, encoded by the coding sequence ATGGCCCTACCCCGCGATCGAACCGTTCCGCCGAACACTAACGGCTACTACCACTGCATCAGCCGCTGCGTGCGGCGAGCTTGGCTTTGTGGCTACGACAAGGTCAAAGACATCGACTACGGCTATCGGCGAAAGTGGGTCGAGGAACGCATCTTGTTATTGGCGGAGGCGTTCGCGGTTTCGATTTACGCCTATGCAGTCATGAGCAATCACTTGCATGTCGTGCTGAAGGTCGATGCAACTGCGGCCAAGGAGTGGTCGGATGAGGAGGTCGCCAGGCGCTGGTGTGTGGTCTTCCCGAGTTCGGAAGATGAAGATGCAACAAAACGCCGGATCGCACACATCGCGGCGTCACCGGAAATGGTCGCCAAGTACCGGTCGCGGCTAAGCAATCTCAGTTGGTACATGCGCTGTCTGAACGAGCCGATCGCGCGCCGGGCGAATCTTGAGGATGACTGTACCGGTCGGTTTTGGGAGGGGCGCTTCAAGGCGGTTGCGCTGCTTGATGAGCGCGCGTTTTTGGCGGCGATGGTATATGCCGACTTGAACCCGATCCGGGCGCAGATGACCACTTCCCCGAAGAAGTCGGACCATACCGGGATACAGAAGCGCATTCGTAAGTTGACCGGCAATCAGCTACTCGCCAAGAAGAGCTTGGAACCAATCGCAGGCGTCAAGCAGGAAGGACTCCATTTGCGCAACACCGATTACGTCGCGCTGGTGGATTTCACTGGGAGACAATGGCATCACGGCAAGCGCGGACAAATCCCACGCGCCACTCGGAGCGTCTTGCTCGATATGAAGATCGATCCAGAACAGTGGCAGGAACAAGTAAAGAGTTTTGGCACGCGGCAGATCACCGCGATGGGAACACTCGCAGCGCTGATCGAAATGGCGGTGAATACCGGTCGCGCCTGGATCGCCGGGATGGGCTTGGCGCGCATTCTAGAACGCCCTGCGGGGGTGTTCTGA
- a CDS encoding type II toxin-antitoxin system Phd/YefM family antitoxin codes for MQVKPISFLKANAAEVLSDLAKNREPLVITQNGEAKAVLQDVASYEATQETLALLKVLALGQQDVETGRVKPLEDVVTRLRAKQMPT; via the coding sequence ATGCAGGTGAAGCCAATAAGCTTTCTCAAAGCGAATGCGGCAGAGGTCTTGAGCGATCTCGCGAAAAACCGTGAGCCTCTGGTCATCACTCAAAACGGAGAAGCCAAGGCTGTGCTGCAAGACGTGGCTTCGTACGAAGCCACACAAGAAACACTGGCGCTGCTAAAGGTCCTTGCGCTTGGGCAGCAGGACGTTGAAACTGGTCGCGTCAAACCACTAGAGGACGTTGTGACACGGTTGCGCGCGAAGCAAATGCCGACATGA
- a CDS encoding type II toxin-antitoxin system RelE/ParE family toxin translates to MTPGKTFRYQVFLTAGAERDLESIFDYVSEFDSPAKANQLLDRLMAAAMALTESPERDGHPRELLALGIKDYRQTTFKPYRLIYRVMDSRVIIYLIVDGRRDMQSLLAVRLLGA, encoded by the coding sequence ATGACTCCGGGCAAGACATTTCGGTACCAAGTGTTTTTAACTGCAGGCGCAGAGCGGGACCTGGAATCGATCTTCGACTATGTGAGCGAGTTTGACAGCCCAGCTAAGGCAAACCAACTGCTCGATCGGCTGATGGCGGCAGCAATGGCGCTCACCGAATCGCCGGAGCGAGACGGCCATCCGAGAGAACTCCTCGCCCTGGGAATCAAGGACTATCGGCAAACGACCTTCAAACCCTACCGACTGATTTACCGCGTCATGGATTCTCGCGTCATCATTTACCTGATCGTTGACGGCCGCCGCGACATGCAGTCACTGCTTGCGGTGCGATTGCTCGGCGCATGA
- a CDS encoding IS5 family transposase, producing the protein MDQMSFGDAEYAAKKKQTRREVFLAEMEQVVPWAALLKDIESVYPVAGRGRRPYPVEVMLRVHLMQNWFGLSDPAMEEALYEIVSIRNFAGLTLSGSIPDETTILNFRRLIETNDLASSILERINGHLSRKGLLLKRGTIVDATIIAAPSSTKNSDGERDPEMHQTKKGNQWYFGMKAHIGVDADSGLVHTVVTSAANDADVDHVESLLHGKEETVWADAGYQGADKNMRENHPRKQRFPEWRIAMRRSAIKAMEEGRAKSNIVKIERRKAQVRARVEHAFQKVKCFFGYNKARFKGLAKNTSHIVTLFALANLHRVRKVLLETAGELRPKFAS; encoded by the coding sequence ATGGACCAGATGAGTTTCGGTGACGCGGAATATGCGGCTAAGAAGAAGCAGACGCGTCGGGAGGTATTCCTAGCCGAGATGGAGCAAGTCGTGCCGTGGGCAGCATTGCTGAAGGACATTGAGTCGGTTTATCCGGTCGCCGGTCGCGGCCGTCGCCCGTACCCCGTTGAAGTGATGCTCCGGGTTCACCTGATGCAGAACTGGTTTGGGTTGAGCGATCCGGCGATGGAAGAAGCGCTGTATGAGATCGTGTCGATTCGGAACTTTGCCGGTCTGACGCTGAGCGGCAGCATTCCAGACGAGACGACGATCCTGAACTTTCGGCGTCTGATTGAGACGAATGATTTGGCTTCGTCGATACTGGAGCGGATCAACGGTCATTTGTCGCGCAAGGGCTTGCTGCTGAAGCGTGGCACGATCGTCGATGCGACGATCATCGCGGCACCGAGTTCGACGAAGAACTCAGACGGTGAGCGGGATCCTGAGATGCACCAGACGAAGAAGGGCAACCAGTGGTACTTCGGCATGAAGGCGCATATTGGCGTGGATGCTGACAGTGGTCTGGTCCACACAGTGGTGACGTCGGCAGCCAATGATGCCGATGTTGATCACGTTGAAAGCCTGCTGCACGGCAAGGAAGAGACAGTATGGGCAGATGCGGGCTACCAGGGCGCCGACAAAAACATGCGCGAGAACCATCCGCGCAAGCAGCGCTTCCCTGAGTGGAGGATTGCGATGCGCCGAAGCGCGATCAAGGCGATGGAAGAAGGTCGGGCAAAGAGCAATATCGTGAAGATCGAGCGTAGGAAGGCGCAGGTTCGCGCGCGAGTCGAGCATGCGTTTCAGAAGGTGAAGTGCTTCTTTGGGTACAACAAGGCGCGCTTCAAGGGATTGGCCAAGAACACCAGTCACATCGTCACCCTGTTCGCGCTGGCCAATTTGCATCGTGTCAGAAAAGTGCTACTTGAAACTGCAGGGGAGTTGCGCCCGAAGTTCGCGAGCTGA
- a CDS encoding DUF11 domain-containing protein: MARLPALGFLCTSCFAGGALAAEVTVQNDSLSNFGTATIVAGFAEGEKAASWLTSPCNGNIRAIQIFWRSPSGTSGNTIHFGIDIHRAGTFPIPGPLAQEIGGPVLTDNVLNEFRFLDENNTVPLIVPVTSGETFVVALEMASSIGASDPSVVRDTDGNTPGRNALFAEIGPGNFVWFNSADLLVQGDWVIRAVVDCAAGPNEADVGVGIATTPGQYTAGQPLTYTIVIDNAGPVSASTVTVVDIFPSAFQTPTWTCSGTGGATCPATGSGNITQNIALPMNGIATFTVNGTVAAGTTGTLTNSVTAVVGGGVTDPSTTDNTATINTSASSGPLIFLDGFEN; encoded by the coding sequence ATGGCACGACTCCCTGCGCTGGGTTTCTTGTGCACCTCTTGCTTCGCTGGCGGCGCCCTTGCCGCGGAAGTAACGGTCCAGAATGATTCGCTGAGCAATTTCGGCACGGCAACCATTGTTGCGGGCTTCGCCGAGGGCGAGAAGGCGGCGTCCTGGCTGACATCGCCCTGCAACGGCAACATCCGTGCCATCCAGATCTTCTGGCGTTCGCCATCCGGAACATCCGGCAACACGATCCACTTCGGCATCGACATTCATCGCGCCGGAACGTTTCCGATTCCTGGTCCCCTGGCTCAAGAAATCGGCGGTCCTGTACTGACTGACAATGTGTTGAATGAGTTCCGTTTCCTCGACGAAAACAATACCGTGCCGTTGATCGTACCTGTCACGAGCGGCGAAACATTTGTCGTCGCGCTCGAAATGGCGAGCAGCATCGGCGCATCGGACCCGAGCGTCGTCCGTGACACCGATGGCAACACTCCTGGCCGCAACGCCTTGTTTGCAGAGATCGGGCCCGGCAATTTTGTCTGGTTCAACTCCGCAGATCTACTGGTCCAGGGTGACTGGGTCATCCGTGCCGTCGTCGATTGCGCTGCTGGGCCAAATGAAGCTGACGTCGGCGTTGGCATCGCCACGACGCCCGGACAATACACCGCTGGCCAGCCCTTGACGTACACCATCGTGATCGATAACGCCGGACCGGTTAGCGCGTCGACGGTAACCGTCGTCGATATTTTTCCGTCAGCGTTTCAGACGCCAACCTGGACCTGTTCAGGCACTGGCGGCGCAACATGCCCCGCAACGGGCAGCGGGAACATCACGCAGAACATCGCGCTGCCGATGAACGGCATCGCCACGTTTACCGTCAATGGCACGGTCGCCGCGGGCACCACTGGCACACTCACGAATTCCGTGACCGCCGTGGTGGGCGGTGGCGTGACCGATCCATCGACCACCGACAACACCGCGACAATCAATACATCAGCGTCTAGTGGCCCGTTGATCTTTCTGGATGGATTCGAAAATTGA
- a CDS encoding beta strand repeat-containing protein, producing the protein MPSIRSSLQSAFVTSRLAVLSLAVMFSASPAFGGGTPDPSNVALSTTNRNALMEMLGPDRGFGFGDYLTDRVSGLQRGGAVETYDFYIEVPPGQTQLVLQIFDADAGAGDNLATPIVNEDLHDENNATGNWEMSTTYQLFDPSGVSVAIRNLPGQDCDPATAGLQSFCDNAWSDLGAFTIPNPAPGHWRLAIGSPNTALTSEDESNSYGLRAHDGDASASGNEFPIYANTFVGVGQVYTSSAGADPGFSRTHDFFPFIRRDCTCESNDFDSDSSAPIDESTVFTTRTGATPTGSNGTLSLATLWRQNVLTNWTTEQDANDYGLWRLRWTTGRFNHITYYMGDDTNFDPSNAAPGPGNGVEPNSNPENGAIRLYLPADGSRLFGLAGGANDAVNAPLKPWVGHSWALVAGEPPIEANVTSIVRMTITVANPTAYPIQFSNVTGGPNVIVATLPDNGGQTTYVAGSATITGGAATATSVTGTGPWTLTFAPGVIAAGVTATLTYDIQVRPTATGLPKSLFFVGTFGTATQGSYIDETCANASGGASVCGATALTNATLSIGPLCRLTALVTTAPSLAVAKQINGTVTDNGNGTFTVPFRLVVENLGTTTMTPLQVTDDLAAAFPAPSSVVGVTAVSTSILSGVGTLIGNGAYNGVGDTNLLSAGGSSLNAGAAGQIDFSVTFNPNGMPGPFFNQAIASGTTSLGGTFVDSSDDGTDPDPDGDGIGNEAGTGCPSTVAATNCENDATPIQVSGANAIGLAKQVSNIINNGNGTFTASFVLTVENVGSLNFTSVQVTDDLVATFPAPASVVSVTTPAVSIVSGVGTLAPNGAFNGTSDTNLLNSGSSTLNLGAVGQISFDVTFNPAGSANFSNSAIAAGSNTTGNVTDTSDDGTDPDPDGDGNANEPGENDATPIHVNAANAIGLAKQVGNIVDNGNGTFTASFVLTVENVGSLNFTSVQVTDDLVATFPAPASVVSVTTPAVSILSGVGTLAPNGAFNGASDTNLLNSGSSTLNLGATGQISFDVTFNPAGQTNFFNAALASGSNLSGNVTDASDNGADPDQDGDGNANEPGENDATPITVTIIAGPIRDVPVVNDIRVWLLLIAVLGILGAVSLRRAAD; encoded by the coding sequence GTGCCTTCAATTCGTTCTTCGCTTCAGTCCGCCTTCGTCACGTCGCGTTTGGCGGTCCTGAGCCTTGCCGTCATGTTCAGCGCGTCGCCGGCATTTGGCGGCGGTACGCCGGACCCCAGCAATGTCGCGCTATCGACAACGAACCGCAACGCGTTGATGGAGATGCTCGGTCCTGATCGAGGCTTTGGCTTCGGCGACTATCTCACCGACCGCGTTTCCGGTTTACAGCGGGGTGGGGCGGTCGAGACTTACGACTTCTATATCGAAGTGCCGCCGGGTCAGACGCAATTAGTCCTGCAGATCTTTGACGCGGACGCCGGAGCCGGCGACAACTTGGCGACCCCTATCGTCAACGAAGATCTGCACGACGAGAACAACGCCACGGGCAATTGGGAAATGTCCACCACCTACCAGCTCTTTGATCCGAGCGGCGTGTCGGTCGCGATCCGAAATCTACCCGGGCAGGACTGTGATCCGGCCACTGCAGGTCTTCAATCCTTCTGCGACAACGCTTGGAGCGACCTTGGCGCGTTCACCATCCCTAACCCGGCGCCTGGACATTGGCGGCTCGCCATTGGCAGCCCGAACACCGCGCTGACCAGCGAAGACGAATCCAATTCCTACGGGCTTCGGGCCCATGATGGCGATGCCTCCGCAAGCGGTAACGAATTCCCCATCTATGCGAATACGTTCGTGGGCGTCGGCCAGGTCTATACATCGAGTGCTGGGGCTGATCCGGGCTTTTCGCGTACACACGATTTCTTCCCGTTCATTCGGCGCGACTGCACCTGCGAATCGAACGACTTTGACTCTGATTCGAGCGCTCCGATCGACGAATCAACGGTGTTCACGACGCGCACCGGCGCGACGCCCACTGGCAGTAATGGCACGCTGTCACTGGCCACGTTGTGGCGACAGAACGTGCTGACCAATTGGACCACCGAGCAAGACGCCAACGACTATGGTTTGTGGCGCCTGCGCTGGACGACGGGTCGCTTCAATCACATCACGTACTACATGGGCGATGACACCAACTTCGATCCGTCGAATGCGGCCCCAGGCCCCGGCAATGGCGTGGAGCCCAACTCCAATCCAGAGAACGGCGCCATTCGCCTCTATCTACCGGCCGATGGCTCGCGCCTGTTCGGGCTCGCTGGTGGCGCCAATGACGCCGTCAATGCACCGCTCAAGCCGTGGGTAGGCCACAGCTGGGCGTTGGTTGCCGGCGAGCCGCCGATCGAGGCCAATGTCACCTCGATTGTGCGAATGACCATCACCGTCGCGAACCCGACCGCGTATCCGATTCAGTTCTCGAACGTGACCGGCGGACCCAACGTCATCGTGGCGACTTTGCCAGACAACGGTGGTCAGACAACGTATGTTGCTGGTTCAGCCACCATTACGGGCGGAGCCGCAACTGCCACCAGCGTTACGGGCACTGGCCCATGGACGCTTACGTTCGCTCCTGGCGTCATCGCTGCTGGTGTGACCGCCACTTTGACCTACGATATTCAGGTGCGTCCGACCGCCACGGGGCTTCCGAAGTCGCTCTTCTTTGTTGGTACGTTCGGTACGGCGACCCAGGGTTCCTATATCGACGAAACGTGCGCTAACGCCAGTGGCGGCGCTTCGGTTTGCGGTGCCACAGCGCTGACGAACGCGACGCTGTCGATTGGTCCGCTTTGCCGGCTCACGGCACTCGTGACCACGGCGCCCTCGCTGGCGGTCGCCAAACAGATCAATGGAACGGTGACCGATAACGGCAACGGCACCTTTACCGTGCCGTTTCGCCTGGTCGTCGAAAACCTCGGCACCACGACGATGACACCATTGCAAGTGACCGACGATTTGGCAGCGGCGTTTCCGGCGCCTTCCAGCGTGGTCGGGGTCACGGCGGTGAGCACCAGTATTCTCTCCGGTGTCGGCACACTCATTGGCAATGGCGCATACAACGGTGTTGGCGATACGAACCTGCTCAGCGCTGGCGGCAGCTCGTTGAATGCCGGCGCCGCCGGGCAAATCGATTTCAGCGTCACCTTCAATCCGAATGGGATGCCAGGTCCGTTCTTCAACCAAGCGATTGCGTCCGGAACCACCAGCCTGGGCGGCACGTTTGTTGATTCCTCAGACGACGGAACCGATCCTGATCCCGACGGCGATGGCATCGGCAATGAGGCCGGCACGGGTTGCCCCAGTACGGTGGCCGCGACCAACTGCGAGAATGATGCGACGCCCATTCAAGTCAGCGGCGCCAATGCGATCGGTCTCGCGAAACAGGTCAGCAACATCATCAATAACGGCAACGGGACGTTTACCGCGAGCTTTGTGCTCACGGTCGAAAATGTCGGAAGCTTGAACTTCACCAGCGTCCAGGTGACTGACGATCTCGTGGCGACCTTCCCAGCGCCGGCCAGTGTGGTATCAGTGACGACGCCGGCGGTGTCGATCGTCAGTGGCGTGGGCACGCTCGCACCGAACGGGGCGTTCAATGGCACCAGTGATACCAACTTGCTGAATTCCGGTAGCAGCACGCTGAATCTGGGTGCAGTGGGTCAAATTTCCTTCGATGTGACCTTCAACCCTGCCGGCAGCGCTAACTTTTCAAATTCTGCAATCGCCGCCGGCAGCAACACGACTGGCAATGTCACCGACACCTCTGACGATGGCACCGACCCCGATCCAGATGGCGACGGGAATGCAAACGAGCCTGGAGAAAACGATGCGACACCAATCCACGTCAATGCCGCCAATGCGATCGGTCTGGCGAAGCAGGTCGGCAATATCGTTGATAACGGCAACGGGACATTCACCGCGAGCTTTGTGCTCACCGTCGAAAATGTCGGAAGCTTGAACTTCACCAGCGTCCAGGTGACTGACGATCTCGTGGCGACCTTTCCGGCGCCGGCCAGTGTGGTCTCGGTGACGACGCCGGCGGTGTCGATCCTCAGTGGCGTGGGCACGCTCGCGCCGAACGGGGCGTTCAATGGCGCCAGTGATACCAACTTGCTGAATTCCGGAAGCAGCACGCTGAATCTGGGGGCGACGGGTCAAATTTCCTTCGATGTGACGTTCAATCCAGCGGGTCAGACCAACTTCTTCAACGCCGCACTCGCCAGCGGTAGCAATCTCAGTGGGAATGTGACCGACGCATCGGACAATGGCGCCGACCCCGATCAAGACGGCGACGGGAACGCGAACGAACCCGGCGAGAACGATGCAACGCCGATCACCGTCACCATCATCGCCGGTCCTATCAGGGACGTGCCAGTGGTCAACGACATTCGTGTGTGGCTGCTGCTGATTGCGGTTCTTGGCATTCTCGGCGCAGTGTCCCTGCGCCGCGCTGCTGACTGA
- a CDS encoding PPC domain-containing protein: MIRNRSIPILCFSLLAAFAGNAMSSPFGPAAPFSPSLRQFSAYSTRVGIDFNQAGTGIGVWNDRNPVTIASDRIFGQRLQSDGTPLGGTFVVNASDGDLVEDASVGIDAQGNSIAVWTRTLATGRGSVRARRFNAAGQPLTGEIVVHSHVNSAHYDPAIAVWPDGRFVVVWSSGVQDGFGDVFMRQFNTDGTPQGPEVMVNTNTAYDQVNPAISLAADGSLAIVWEAKGIRVGTDIAYRVFDSAGHAVSDDVLVNSELYYGDQRNPTIARNASGLTAIAWDCYGCDANDWGIRARLFNAIGAPVTPEFVVNQHISDNQVTAAAAVDADGKVLLVWSSEHAAESRTTIDGRYFDAAGTPLTDEFMVLQEPPLPASTPMQVNPVARVDAQGLHRVAWAAYGAQASQTAMYSARAYSVDAGADQIVSAHGPMVELSGSTNAGAPVTAWHWSQSSGPPVALQNTDQPIASFVTPFETTTLTFRLSVHYADGTASVDRTTVHIDVDAPQADAGLDQVTAEGEWGQLVGSGTAHNGGSIASFHWLQTSGPAIVLTDPNAAQTGFSAPQVSANSVVTLRLVVTDDSGQTATDDVSVQVLNVNQAPVADFSFSANDLTASFVDASVDPDGTITSRSWNFGDSTASTVANPAHTYTAPGTYVVTLTVTDNDGEARQISRNVTVTAPPPNVAPVANFTFTTNNATASFFDASSDADGTIASRRWEFGDGSSSTATNPTRTFAVAGTYAVTLTVTDNRGASAQTVRSVTVTANPPPDSQLQKGVPKGNISGAKSSERYYTMVVPSGAYGLSFQMSGGTGDADLYVRFGSAPTTSAYECRPYLSGNNETCTISTVRAGTYHVMIRGYSSYTGVQLIGRYSTPTP, from the coding sequence GTGATCAGGAACCGATCCATTCCCATTCTATGCTTCAGCCTGCTGGCAGCATTCGCTGGCAACGCAATGTCGTCGCCGTTTGGTCCGGCAGCACCGTTCAGTCCGTCGCTCCGGCAATTCAGTGCCTACAGCACACGTGTCGGCATCGACTTCAACCAAGCCGGCACCGGGATCGGTGTCTGGAACGATCGCAACCCGGTCACAATTGCCTCCGACCGAATATTCGGGCAACGTCTGCAATCTGACGGAACGCCACTTGGCGGCACGTTTGTCGTCAATGCGAGCGACGGTGATCTCGTTGAGGATGCTTCGGTGGGCATCGACGCTCAGGGCAATTCAATTGCAGTCTGGACGCGCACATTGGCGACTGGCCGAGGCTCGGTCAGAGCGCGACGATTCAATGCTGCGGGCCAACCGTTGACTGGCGAGATCGTGGTGCACAGTCACGTCAATAGTGCCCATTACGACCCTGCCATTGCGGTTTGGCCCGACGGTCGGTTTGTCGTGGTGTGGAGCAGCGGCGTGCAAGATGGATTTGGTGATGTCTTCATGCGTCAGTTCAACACCGACGGAACCCCCCAAGGGCCCGAGGTGATGGTCAACACCAACACCGCCTACGACCAAGTGAATCCAGCCATCTCCCTTGCGGCAGACGGCAGTCTCGCGATCGTGTGGGAGGCTAAAGGCATCCGAGTCGGCACAGATATTGCCTATCGTGTATTCGACAGTGCGGGGCATGCGGTCAGCGATGACGTTCTGGTCAATAGCGAGCTCTACTACGGCGACCAACGCAATCCAACCATTGCCCGCAATGCCTCGGGACTCACTGCAATCGCCTGGGATTGCTATGGATGTGACGCGAACGATTGGGGCATCCGGGCAAGATTGTTCAACGCTATCGGCGCGCCGGTCACCCCTGAGTTTGTTGTCAATCAGCACATCAGCGACAACCAAGTCACGGCCGCGGCGGCCGTGGACGCCGACGGAAAAGTCCTGTTGGTTTGGAGCAGCGAACATGCTGCCGAGTCGCGAACAACGATTGATGGCCGTTATTTCGATGCGGCCGGCACGCCGCTCACCGACGAGTTCATGGTGCTTCAGGAACCGCCGTTGCCCGCGTCAACTCCGATGCAGGTGAATCCGGTCGCCAGAGTCGATGCACAAGGTCTGCATCGTGTGGCTTGGGCGGCTTACGGCGCGCAGGCATCGCAAACTGCCATGTACTCAGCGCGTGCCTATTCCGTGGATGCCGGGGCCGACCAGATTGTCAGCGCACACGGGCCTATGGTCGAACTCTCAGGCAGCACCAACGCAGGCGCACCGGTCACGGCTTGGCATTGGTCACAGAGTTCTGGCCCACCCGTGGCGCTGCAAAACACCGACCAACCAATTGCGAGTTTCGTCACGCCGTTCGAGACCACGACGCTCACGTTTCGCCTCTCGGTTCACTATGCCGACGGCACCGCGTCCGTGGACCGAACCACGGTTCATATCGACGTCGATGCACCACAGGCAGACGCGGGCCTGGATCAAGTGACTGCCGAAGGTGAGTGGGGCCAACTGGTCGGATCGGGAACCGCTCACAACGGCGGTTCGATTGCATCATTCCACTGGCTGCAGACCTCCGGCCCTGCCATCGTTCTGACCGATCCAAACGCCGCCCAGACGGGCTTCTCTGCCCCCCAAGTCAGCGCGAACAGTGTCGTGACTCTGCGGCTAGTCGTTACCGACGATTCTGGTCAAACGGCCACGGACGATGTCAGTGTTCAAGTGCTCAATGTCAATCAGGCGCCTGTCGCTGACTTCAGTTTCAGCGCGAATGATCTGACCGCGAGCTTTGTCGATGCGAGCGTCGACCCAGATGGCACGATCACGAGCAGGAGTTGGAACTTCGGCGACTCGACTGCTTCAACAGTTGCCAACCCAGCGCACACTTACACGGCACCCGGAACGTATGTTGTCACGTTGACAGTCACTGACAATGACGGCGAGGCCCGGCAGATTTCCCGGAACGTCACCGTGACCGCCCCGCCGCCAAATGTTGCACCAGTCGCGAACTTCACCTTCACGACGAATAATGCCACCGCGAGTTTCTTTGATGCGAGTTCCGACGCCGACGGCACCATTGCATCAAGGCGCTGGGAGTTCGGCGATGGATCAAGCTCGACGGCGACGAACCCGACACGAACGTTCGCGGTTGCTGGGACCTATGCGGTGACATTGACGGTCACGGACAACCGAGGCGCCAGTGCCCAAACCGTGCGCAGCGTAACCGTCACGGCGAACCCGCCGCCGGATAGCCAACTACAAAAGGGCGTGCCGAAAGGCAATATTTCTGGTGCAAAAAGCAGCGAGCGCTACTACACCATGGTCGTTCCATCGGGCGCTTATGGCCTTTCCTTCCAGATGAGCGGTGGCACCGGCGATGCCGATTTGTATGTGAGATTCGGGTCCGCGCCGACCACCAGCGCTTACGAATGCCGTCCATACCTCAGCGGCAATAATGAAACCTGCACCATCAGCACGGTTCGTGCGGGCACCTATCACGTGATGATTCGCGGCTATAGCAGTTACACCGGCGTGCAACTGATTGGCCGATACTCGACTCCTACGCCATAG
- a CDS encoding sterol desaturase family protein, with amino-acid sequence MQDNITPPDRYDPTSNLAKRSILAYFSALLGVLALLGVLCFHFPELFTSKEFREAYTEDFARNLMLVGLIAAFAMGTLAILRGGDRVPALIGVGGATLAVLLGGATIKFDPIDKTPFSLGLDWFVISLFFSALVFIPIERILGQRKQLTLRAEWRTDIAYYFMSHLLVQFILIAITASTATISHFAAFPVVQDAIQSLPVWCQFLLAVFFADLAQALLHRAYHRLPWLWRFHAIHHSSRHMDWLAGSRVHLVEILLTRIGVLIPLVVLGFAPAAVNAYVILVGLQAVLAHANLGIRFGWLEYLVVLPRYHHWHHAQEKAYMDVNYAIHLPLVDMLMGTFKLPPQHAWPIAYGVMKPETVPTGIVRQHLAPFFGKW; translated from the coding sequence ATGCAAGACAACATTACGCCGCCCGATCGCTATGACCCCACATCGAACCTCGCGAAGCGTTCGATCCTGGCCTATTTTTCCGCCCTGCTTGGCGTCCTGGCCTTGCTGGGCGTACTCTGCTTTCACTTTCCGGAGCTTTTCACGAGCAAGGAATTCCGTGAGGCCTACACGGAAGACTTCGCCCGCAATCTGATGCTCGTCGGACTGATCGCGGCGTTTGCTATGGGGACGCTTGCCATCCTGCGCGGGGGTGATCGGGTTCCGGCACTGATCGGAGTGGGAGGAGCGACGCTCGCGGTGCTGCTCGGTGGCGCGACGATCAAATTCGATCCCATCGACAAGACGCCGTTTTCGCTCGGTCTTGATTGGTTCGTGATCTCACTGTTCTTCTCGGCACTGGTATTCATTCCAATCGAACGCATTCTTGGGCAGCGCAAGCAGCTGACGCTGCGTGCCGAATGGCGCACCGACATTGCCTACTATTTCATGAGCCACCTGCTCGTGCAGTTCATCCTCATTGCGATCACGGCATCTACCGCAACCATTTCACACTTTGCCGCGTTTCCCGTGGTGCAGGATGCCATACAGTCGCTGCCGGTCTGGTGCCAGTTCTTACTCGCCGTGTTCTTTGCGGATTTGGCGCAAGCGCTGCTGCATCGCGCGTACCACAGGCTGCCCTGGCTCTGGCGCTTCCATGCCATTCACCATTCCAGCCGCCACATGGACTGGTTGGCCGGATCGCGAGTCCATCTTGTCGAGATTTTGCTGACCCGCATTGGCGTGCTGATTCCGCTGGTCGTGCTGGGCTTTGCGCCTGCTGCGGTCAATGCCTACGTGATCTTGGTCGGTCTGCAGGCTGTGCTTGCACACGCCAATCTCGGCATTCGCTTTGGGTGGCTGGAATACCTCGTTGTCCTGCCGCGCTATCACCACTGGCATCACGCTCAGGAAAAGGCGTATATGGACGTCAATTACGCCATCCATCTGCCGCTCGTCGACATGCTCATGGGCACCTTCAAGCTGCCGCCACAACACGCCTGGCCAATAGCCTACGGCGTCATGAAGCCCGAAACCGTGCCAACCGGGATCGTGCGGCAGCATCTCGCACCGTTCTTTGGCAAGTGGTGA